The Eublepharis macularius isolate TG4126 chromosome 11, MPM_Emac_v1.0, whole genome shotgun sequence genome includes a region encoding these proteins:
- the ARL4A gene encoding ADP-ribosylation factor-like protein 4A yields the protein MGNGLSEQTPILSSLPPFQCFHIVILGLDCAGKTTVLYRLQFNEFVNTVPTKGFNTEKIKVTLGNSKTVTFHFWDVGGQEKLRPLWKSYTRCTDGIVFVVDSVDVERMEEAKTELHKITRISENQGVPVLIVANKQDLRHSLSLAEMEKMLATSELSSSTPWHLQPTCAIIGDGLKEGLEKLHDMIIKRRKMLRQQKKKR from the coding sequence ATGGGGAATGGGCTGTCGGAGCAGACGCCGATCCTGtcgagcctgcctcctttccagtGCTTCCACATCGTGATCTTGGGGCTGGACTGCGCCGGCAAGACCACGGTCCTCTACCGGCTGCAGTTCAACGAGTTCGTCAACACCGTCCCCACCAAAGGCTTCAACACGGAGAAGATCAAGGTGACGCTGGGCAACAGCAAGACGGTCACCTTCCACTTCTGGGACGTCGGCGGCCAGGAGAAGCTGCGCCCGCTCTGGAAGTCCTACACGCGCTGCACGGACGGCATCGTCTTCGTGGTGGACTCGGTGGACGTGGAGAGGATGGAGGAAGCCAAGACGGAGCTGCACAAAATCACCCGCATCTCGGAGAACCAGGGGGTGCCTGTGCTCATCGTGGCCAACAAGCAAGACTTGAGGCACTCGCTGTCGCTGGCGGAGATGGAGAAGATGCTGGCTACCAGCGAGCTGAGCTCCTCCACACCCTGGCACCTGCAGCCCACCTGCGCCATCATTGGGGACGGGCTCAAGGAAGGACTAGAGAAACTGCACGATATGATCATTAAGCGGAGGAAAATGCTGAGgcagcagaagaagaagagatGA